The following DNA comes from Cellulophaga sp. HaHa_2_95.
ATCTCTAAACACGGTTCTGCTACGCCTGGAGAATATGCTAATGCCAAATCTCTCTGGGTCGCATATGGTTTTGTCGGGACAATTTTTATTTTTCCGGGTTGAGGTTTCGCATGATATACTAATGCTTCTCTACGTTTAGATTCTGTGCTCATATTCTAATTAATTGAATAACAAATTTACACGTATTCTTTTTAAGTGCCCACCTATTTACAATAAAAAAAGGCATTAACATCTGTTAAAGCCTTTCTTATATATCATCGTTTTTAAAATTTTACGATTAGGAATCTATTGCTGTTTTTGGAACTTTTAATAGGAAAGCAAAAACACCTGCCAAAATAAAGAATACCCCTCCAAAAAGTATTGCATTTACAGCACTACCCCCTAATAGATTTTTAAAAATAGGACCAAAAGTTACGGTTTGAATTCCCATCGGTATTACGATCATCATATTTAGAATCCCCATATAGACCCCTCGTCGGTCTTGCGGTACAATCTTAGAAACCATCGTGTAAGGTATGCCCATCATTGCTGCCCAACCAATACCAAATAAAATCATTGGAATTAGAACTAAAATAGGGTCAGAAATATAAGGTATCGCAAATAAGGCCATACCGGTACCAAACAAACTCAAGGCGTATACTTTCTTACCTCCGAATTTCAAGGTTAATGGGACCAAAACTAAGGCTACTACAGCAGTTACAATATTATATGTTAAACTCATTTTTGCAGATTGAGATGCCGCTGTAGAAATATCATACCCCATAGTTGTTCTAAATAAAGGAGTAATAAACTGCCAATAAACAAACAACGCATACCACTGAAATAAGTATACAATAGAAAGCATCCACATAAATCGAGGCATTTCTTTAATAGCTTTACTAATTTCTATAAAAGGCATCTTTACCCGCTCTAAAAAAGACAAGGCCTTATGCGAATTTATTTCTTTCATTTCTTCTTCAGAAGGCGGAATTTCCGGTGTTTTTAACACCGACCATAAAATAGTTGTAATGGATAAAATAGCACCAATAAAAAAGGAATAATACAACCATTGCGGAATAGCACCTTTTACCTCTACATCACTACCAAACCATTGCTGAAATAAGACAATAGACAAAGTTGCCAATAAAATACCTCCTCCAACAAATAAACTCTGCATTTGGTACCCCAAACTCAATTGTTTCTCTGGCAACTTATCACCAACAAAGGCCCGGTAAGGCTCCATTGCCATATTATTACCTACATCTAGAATCCAAAGCAGCCCAACTGCGAACCATAATGTAGGACTTAAAGGAAAAGCAAAAAGACAAAGACTACCTAAAATTGCCCCAAGTAAAAAGAAAGGTTTTCTACGCCCCCATTTCGCAGACCAAGTTTTATCAGAAACTGCCCCAATAATTGGCTGCACAATTAACCCTGTTACTGGACCTGCAATATTTAATATTGGAAGCATTTCTTCTGGCGCACCTAAATATAAAAATATTGGATTTATAGCTGTTTGTTGTAATCCAAAGCTATATTGAATTCCTAAGAATCCAACATTCATATTAAAGATCTGCCAAAAGGTTAAGTTTGGTTTTTTTATTTTCATGACGTGTAATTAAGCAACAAATGAAATTACGTTATTCTAACAATATTCTAAGAATTTTACACAATCCTTATTATTTGCGATTGAAGATAACACTTTAATAAAATATCTTAAGTTTTGTTGTCAAAAAATGCAGAAATTTAAAGGCGAAATCGTTATAGTTTTTACGAAACTATTTTAGAAAATCGATATTTCGTTTCAATCCGGAAAATTTTGTTCTTTTTACTGCGGATTTCTGAAACACTTTTTTAAACACATCTTCTGTAATTTCTTCCCAATCTTTTTTTGTTAGGGACAATAAATCAGGATGCGGATTAAACAAAGGCTCCTTATGTGGTTTAGAAAATCGATTCCACGGGCACACATCTTGGCACACATCGCAGCCAAATGCCCAATCATCAAATTTACCTTGAAATTCTTGGGGAATTTCATTTTTTAATTCGATTGTAAAATAGGAAATACATTTACTACCATCTACCACATAAGGCTGCACAATAGCTTGTGTAGGACAGGCATCAATACAAGCGGTACAAGTACCACAATGATCGGTTACGGGATGGTCATAAGTTAAATCTAAATCGACAATCAACTCGGCAATAAAATAAAAAGAACCTGTTTTTTGGGTCAATAAGTTACTGTGCTTACCGATCCAACCCAGACCACTTTTTGCTGCCCAAGCTTTGTCCAATACAGGCGCAGAATCTACAAAAGCCCTGCCTCCTACTTCCCCTATCTCTTCCGAGATAAATTCTTGTAGCTGCTTAAGTTTACCTTTTATAACATGATGGTAATCCTGACCGTATGCATATTTAGAAATTTTAAAAGTATCTGATGTTTGTTGTTCCTCTGGATAATAATTTAGCGTAAGAGAAATAACAGATTTTGCATCATCTACCAATAAACGTGGATCTAATCGCTTATCAAAGTGATTCTCTATGTATTGCATCTCACCATTCCCATTATTTTTTAACCATTTTTCTAAGCGAGGTGCCTCTTCTACAAGAAAATCTGCTTTAGAAATTCCACAGGATAGAAACCCGAGGCGCAATGCTTCTGCCTTAATTAAATCGCTATGTTTTTCCTTAATACTCATTTAATAATAGGATAGTAACTTATAAATTAAAGTGCTGCTTTTTAATGCCTTTTTTCTAAAAAAAAATTATTATTGTAACAAATAATCTTTTTAGATACTAACTAAGCGTACCAAATTAAACAACTAAGATGATACATATTGAAAATCTGACCAAATCTTTTGTCGCTACTACAAAAAAAGGGTTTAAAAAAGAGTCTACTACAGTACATGCAGTAAACGCTATTTCTTTTGATTGCAAGCCTGGAAGAATCTTTTCACTACTAGGGCCTAATGGCGCTGGAAAAACCACTACACTCCGTATGATTGCAGGAATTATCAACCCTAGTTCGGGTACTGCTATAGTTGACGGCGTTGATATTTCAAAAGGAAACGATGAAGTAAAAAAGAGAATTGGTTTTTTGACAGGCTCAACTGGTTTGTATGAGCGTTTAAATCCAGATGAAACTATTGAATTTTTTGGAAAACTTTACAAAATACCAGAAGCACAACTTTCTGAACGTAAAGAATATTTGTTTGAAAAATTAGGAATCAATGATTTCAGAAAGAAAAGAATCGGACAAATGAGCACGGGTATGAAGCAAAAAGTATCTATTGCACGTACTTTAATTCATGATCCTGAAGTTTTAATTTTTGATGAACCAACCTCTGGTCTTGATGTTATTACTGCCGAGAGTATTATTGATTTAATTCGTGAATCAAAAGAAAACAACAAAACAGTAATTTTTTCTTCCCACATTATGAGTGAAGTAGATTTATTGTGCGATGATCTTGCTATTATCAATAAAGGTGCTATAATCTATAATGATACTTTTGAGAATTTCAAGGGTGAGATGAAAGCTGCAAATTTGACTCAAGAATTTATTAATCGCGTAAAACAAGCTTAAGATGAACGACTTATTTATAATTATAAAGAAGGAGCTTACGGAGCTTCTGAGAGATAAAAAAACTATAATCAACTCTATTGTTCTACCTACAGTATTAGTTCCTATTCTAATTTTCGGAGCTATGAAAGTAACCGAAATGATCGAGAAACAACAACAGGAAAAAACGGTCAAAATAGGCCTT
Coding sequences within:
- a CDS encoding MFS transporter, producing the protein MKIKKPNLTFWQIFNMNVGFLGIQYSFGLQQTAINPIFLYLGAPEEMLPILNIAGPVTGLIVQPIIGAVSDKTWSAKWGRRKPFFLLGAILGSLCLFAFPLSPTLWFAVGLLWILDVGNNMAMEPYRAFVGDKLPEKQLSLGYQMQSLFVGGGILLATLSIVLFQQWFGSDVEVKGAIPQWLYYSFFIGAILSITTILWSVLKTPEIPPSEEEMKEINSHKALSFLERVKMPFIEISKAIKEMPRFMWMLSIVYLFQWYALFVYWQFITPLFRTTMGYDISTAASQSAKMSLTYNIVTAVVALVLVPLTLKFGGKKVYALSLFGTGMALFAIPYISDPILVLIPMILFGIGWAAMMGIPYTMVSKIVPQDRRGVYMGILNMMIVIPMGIQTVTFGPIFKNLLGGSAVNAILFGGVFFILAGVFAFLLKVPKTAIDS
- the queG gene encoding tRNA epoxyqueuosine(34) reductase QueG, which translates into the protein MSIKEKHSDLIKAEALRLGFLSCGISKADFLVEEAPRLEKWLKNNGNGEMQYIENHFDKRLDPRLLVDDAKSVISLTLNYYPEEQQTSDTFKISKYAYGQDYHHVIKGKLKQLQEFISEEIGEVGGRAFVDSAPVLDKAWAAKSGLGWIGKHSNLLTQKTGSFYFIAELIVDLDLTYDHPVTDHCGTCTACIDACPTQAIVQPYVVDGSKCISYFTIELKNEIPQEFQGKFDDWAFGCDVCQDVCPWNRFSKPHKEPLFNPHPDLLSLTKKDWEEITEDVFKKVFQKSAVKRTKFSGLKRNIDFLK
- a CDS encoding ABC transporter ATP-binding protein, producing the protein MIHIENLTKSFVATTKKGFKKESTTVHAVNAISFDCKPGRIFSLLGPNGAGKTTTLRMIAGIINPSSGTAIVDGVDISKGNDEVKKRIGFLTGSTGLYERLNPDETIEFFGKLYKIPEAQLSERKEYLFEKLGINDFRKKRIGQMSTGMKQKVSIARTLIHDPEVLIFDEPTSGLDVITAESIIDLIRESKENNKTVIFSSHIMSEVDLLCDDLAIINKGAIIYNDTFENFKGEMKAANLTQEFINRVKQA